In one window of Posidoniimonas corsicana DNA:
- a CDS encoding segregation and condensation protein A encodes MATDLRIQLDTYHGPLDLLLYLVRKEELEVAELPLAAITQQFLEFVALLEQLDLDEIGEYIELAAHLIELKSRVVLPQHEEVEQEIEDPHEDLVQRLLEFKQYRDAAALLEACDAEQRLRFARLARDVPDRRTDPAEQPLEAVELWDLVSAFGRVMRDNLAPPEATNIRYDETPVHVYMGRIYNRLEEESEVYFTSLFPSEVHKSTLVATFLAVLELVRHRHALADQAGAYGDILIKPGTDPYRGGLVTSTREELSDDAAGGLGED; translated from the coding sequence ATGGCGACCGACCTCCGCATCCAGCTCGACACTTACCACGGTCCGCTCGACCTGCTGCTGTACCTGGTCCGGAAGGAGGAGCTGGAGGTTGCCGAGCTGCCGCTGGCCGCGATCACCCAGCAGTTCCTCGAGTTCGTCGCGCTGCTGGAGCAGCTCGACCTCGACGAGATCGGTGAGTACATCGAGCTGGCGGCCCACCTGATCGAGCTGAAGAGCCGCGTGGTGCTGCCGCAGCACGAGGAAGTGGAGCAGGAGATCGAGGACCCGCACGAAGACCTGGTGCAGCGTCTGCTAGAGTTTAAGCAGTACCGCGACGCCGCGGCGCTCCTCGAGGCGTGCGACGCCGAGCAGCGGCTACGCTTCGCCCGCCTGGCCCGTGACGTGCCGGACCGGCGGACCGACCCCGCCGAGCAGCCGCTCGAGGCCGTCGAGCTGTGGGACCTGGTCAGCGCGTTTGGCCGGGTGATGCGCGACAACCTCGCGCCGCCCGAAGCCACTAACATCCGCTACGACGAGACACCGGTGCACGTCTACATGGGCCGCATCTACAACCGGCTGGAGGAGGAGAGCGAGGTGTACTTCACATCGCTGTTCCCGTCGGAGGTGCACAAGTCGACGCTCGTCGCGACGTTCTTGGCGGTGCTCGAGCTGGTCCGCCACCGCCACGCGCTGGCCGACCAGGCGGGCGCGTACGGCGATATCCTCATCAAACCGGGGACCGACCCTTACCGCGGCGGCCTGGTCACCTCCACCCGGGAGGAGTTGTCCGACGATGCGGCTGGCGGCTTGGGCGAAGACTAG